The following DNA comes from Lujinxingia sediminis.
GAGGATTCCGGGCATAAGGGCTTCAACTACCGCACCGAGCCGCTGTGGGCGCGTCTGGGGGTGCCCCCGGATTACGATCAGAACGGGCTCAATGATCTGCAGCAGGGCGACCTTTTGAGCTCGGCGGTGCATGGCGATCCGGCCACGCCGGTCTTTCGGGCCGAACCCGGCGACAACCTCCGGGTGCGGGTGCTGCTGCCCTCGGGGCATCCGCGTCAGCACGCGATCGGATTGTTGGGAGCGACCTGGCCGGTGGCCACGGCCCAGACCGGTTCGTTCTCGCAGGTGCTCGGTGCCAACGAGTCGACCTTCTACACCGGGACGGACGGGGGACTGGCGGCCGGCAAGGCCTCCAACCTGATACCGCTGCACGGAGCCGGAGGCCCCTTTAAGGTGCGCGGGGACTTTTTGCTCTTTGATCAGACCAGCCCCCACTTCTACGGCGGCACCTGGGGGCTGATGCGGGTGGGGAATGGTCCGGTGCAGGATGTGGCGTCTGAGAATGCGCCGGTGGAGTCTGCGTCGGCGGACGATACCCCGGAGGAGCGCTGATGGGCACATCGCATCGATGGGCGGCGCTGGCCGTCGCCTCCGGGGTGCTGGCCACCGCCCTGGGGGTGGCCGCGGGAGGCACGCTGCTGATGGGTCATGCAGGCATGGGAGGGGCGTCCGCCGGCTCTTCCGGGGAGGCACCTTCCCGGGAGGCACCTCCCCGGGTGGCACCTCCCCGGGTGGCACCTTCCCGGGAGGCATCCACCACGTTCTCGGAGTTGGTGGCCGGGGTGATGACGCCGGCGTTGGATCTGGAGCGCGGCCATGCTCCCGAGGTCTGGGAGCATGAGGGAATGCATATCTCCTTGACGCTTGAGGCCGCCGAGCGCGGGCCGATCGCTCGTCTGAAGGTCACCGACGCCGAGAGCGGGGATCCGGTGCGGGGGTTAAAGCCCCGGGCCTGGCTGGATGGGCCGGGGGTGGATGGCCCGCTTAAGGGGGCAGCCTGTGGCGCCCGGGTGCAGGAGCTGAAGGAGGGTGGGCTTGCGGAGCGCGCGGAAGTCGATCTCAACGGGTTGCGCGTGATGCTGCTCAACGACGACCACACGTTGAGCGTGGTCAACCCGCAGATCGCGCTCAAACAGACCCGGCTTGAGGCGCTGCTGAGGCTTCCGGGGGAGGTGGCCGACTGGGTGCTGCATCCCGACGGGCGCTCGCTCTACCTGTCGATTCCCGAGTTAAGGCAGGTGCTGGTGGTGGAGACACAGGGTTTTAGGGTGGCGTCGACTCTGGCGCTCGAAGAGGCGCCGGGGGCGTTGGCGGTGTCACCCGATGGTCGGCATCTGTGGGTGGGGGGCGCCGGGGCCGAGGCGTCGGCGCTGCGTGTGATCGACACCTACGATGACCGGGTGGTGGAGGAGGTGGAGGTGGGGCCGGGGCCGCATCAGGTGGTGTTTTCGCATGGCGGCCACCGGGTGTGGGTGGCCGGGGAGTCTCTGGATGAGCTGGTGGCGATCGACGGGCCATCGAAGCGTCGGGTGGGGGCAGTAGAGGTCGGAACTGGCGTTGTGTCGGTGGGCCGGGGCGGATCAACGATCGCTGTGGCGCGGGAGGGCGGGGAGGTGCGTCTTTTTGATGTGCAGCGAGGCTCCGTGGCGAGGGTGCCGCTGGCGGCCGGCGTCGCGAGGCTGGATGTGGCGCCCGGGGGGCGTTGGGCCTTTGCGATGCAGCCGGGCCTCAAGCAGGTGAGCGTGATCGACCTTGCGCGAGCCACCTCGCCAGGGGCGTTTCGGGGAATCGAGGCGCCCGAGGAGGTCGTGTTTACCAAAAACTTTGCCTACATCGAGAGCGCGGCCGGCGCGCAGCTGGGGATGGTGGCGCTGGACGCTCTGGAAGGCCGCGAGCCGAGCCTGCAGTGGGTGTCGACCCGTGGGGTCGGCATGGCGCGTGGCGGGGGGGCTGGCTTGAGCGCGGTGCCCGGTCCTGATGGGCGCTCGCTCTTTGTGGCCTCCCCCGCGCAGCGGGCGATTATGGTGCTGGGGGAGGGGCAACGCGGGCTGCTGGGGCGGATCGACAACCGTGTGGGAACCCCGCGGGCGTTGTTGCTCCTGGATCGTTCGCTAAAGGAGGAGGCCCCGGGGGTGTACAGCACCGCCGCAGCGCTGGATCTGGCCAGCCCCCGGGCGCTCCGACTGGACCTGGGCGGCGGAATCGGGGCGTTTTGCTTCTGAGGCCTCGGGAGCATGCAGGGCAGCAGTGCGCCTGTGTGCAAATTCGACGCGATGGGCGCTCCTGCATCCCGATGGGGGCGTGGCAAACCCCCGGCGATTGTGGCAACAGTGGACGCGCCGGGGCACCAGCGATGTTGCGATGGACAGGTCATGGCGGCCTTCTAAAGACATGTGTAGTGGACCAGGAGAGGTGATGTATGAGCGACGATTCCTCCTTTGAACCTTTTGAGATCTTGAAACATCGCCTGCAGAACTACGCGAACGTCAACGCGTATGATCTGGCGGCGTTGAAGTCGAACCTTGAGAGGCAGGGCAACGAGGAGGTGCGGGCCATCTTCTGGCGAGAGCTCGATGCGACGATTGCCGGGGACGGGGTGACGCGGCACGCGTTTGAGGCGTTGACCGAGGGTGAGTTTGAGGATGACGCGGACTATGTGGCGTTTTTGAGTGCGCTGCGCGCCTATGTGTTTGAAGGGGGCCCGCTCCCCTGAGTTGGCGACGACGACGCCAGGCTCGGGGGCGATGCGTTTTGGGGAGTATGAAGGGGGATATGTCGCCAGCGGGGAGCGAAGCGCCGGGGGATGAATACTTTTTTTCAGCGCTCTGTTGTCTACACCCCGGAGATTTTGTGTCATTTTCGTGACACGTGATGGTTGTCCCCTGTCTGGCACGGTGAGATGGATGTGTAAAAAGGTGTTTGGTATCGCTGCGGCCGCCCTGGCGGCGGCGACGTTTTTTGTTCCCGGGGTGGCGTTGGGGCAGGAGGTGCCGGACCTCTCGATCACGTCGGAGGACGGTGACTTTTCGATCACCTTCAACGGCGATTTTCAGCTGCGTTACGAGGTCAATGCCGAGGATCTGTCGGTGCAAAACGCCGGGTTTTTCATTCGGCGGTTGAGGCCGGCGATTGAGGCGCGGGCCTTTGGCAACCTGGTGATGAAGGTGGTCCCGGAGCTCAACCGGGGGGCTTCGCTTCGCGACGGCTGGGTGGCCTATGAGTTCTCCGATCACGTCATCGTGCAGGCCGGTCAGTTTGCGCCGCCTTTTAGCTGGGAGCGCGACAGCTCCAGCGACTACCACGTCTTTGTGGAGCGCTCGCTGGCGCACGGGGAGTTTCAGTGGGCCGACGGGCGCGATATTGGCGTGATGGTCGACGCGGATCCTAGCGACACCTTCCACCTGGAAGCCGGCATCTTCAACGGAGAAGGCCGCAATGCCATGCCTTCGCCGGACGTCAGCCACGTGGTCACCGGGCGAGTCGCCGGGGCGCCGATCGGGGTGTACAGCGAGAGCGAGGCGCTGGTGGAGCCGGTGGCCGAGCCGACGTTGATTCTGGGGGCGGGGGCCTACTACGCGAACGCGTCGCGGGCCCGCGACTGGCTTGGAGACGATTCCAATCTGCGCGCCGCCTTGCTGGGGGCGACCGCCGACGCCTACCTGGCCATCGATCGGGTCACGCTGCAGGGGAGTTATTTTTTCCGGGACACACGCTCACCCGACGGCGCCTTTGATGGTTTTGTGGGCCAGGGCATGAACGCGCAGCTGGCGGTGCTGGCCGTGAAGCAGCGCCTGCTGCTGGCGGCCCGTTTCTCGCAGACCTATTTCGACGACGCTGCGCCGGTCACCAGCAACGATGAGGCCGCGCTGGCAGCTCAGATCTACCACCGGGGGCATCGCTCCAAGCTGCACGTGGAGGTGGGCGCGCGGGGGCTGGTTAACGATGGGCCGCGTCAGGAGTTTTTGAGATTGCAGTATCAGTTTTTGTTTTGAGGCGCGGAGAACTCGCCACGTCATGAGCCCGGGACGGCGTTGCGTCCCGGGCTTTTTTTATGCGTGTGATGCGCGTGCCCGGGGGAGGTTTGTTACGCCGTGAGCCATCGACGTCGGCGTCTGCTCACAGCGCCGTAAGGGGATGGCCAGGACAGCCCCCCGGCCGGGGCGCGCGTCATGGCGAGGTCAACGTGGGGTTGACCTGAGGCCGAATCCGGTCGATGCTGCGCGTTCGCCGTAACCATTGTGCAGTACGCCGTCAGCTCTCCTCGGACGTCAGCTCATGCTGAGCCGCGAGCATCGCCTGATCGCGCACCAGCGTCTGAAGCACCGCAGAGATCATCATCTGCGGGATGGCCCGTGTCGCGTCATGCCCGCGTGTGAAGCGTCTGGTCATGAGAAGAGCCGGCGGCGTTGAACCGAACCGACCCCTTTTGGGAGGAACGCTATGCGTCGAGTGAATCGTTGTGCGTTGGTTGTGCGGCCGTCGCAGCCTTTTGTGGACTGGGTGCGTCAGGTGGATCGTGACTATGCGGCGGGGCTGAGCGATGAGGATCTGCTCGCCAGTGATGAGGTCTTTCTCACGCCGCTTTTTCATGTGCCTGAGGACACCGAGGAGTACCTGGAGAAGAACGCCACGCGGGTTTTTGAGGCGATGCTCCACCGGTGGTGTTACGACCCGAGGAAGTGGCCGAAAGAGCGGGGCTGGGGCGTCTTTCAGGAGTGGCTGAACTACGAGGTTGCCGTCGATTTGCATGATCTGCCCGCGGCGCCCTTGAGGCATGGCGAGCGAGCGTCGTACGGGGGCAAGGAGCCCGAGTTTGAGTTCTGGGAGAGCGTGCTCGACGATTATGAAGAGCAGGTGCATCACGTGCGCTCCGAGGTGTGGTCCGACGGGCTCTTTCGGGAGTTTGAGGGGTCGCCGGAGGCAAACGCGCTGCAAACGCGCGTGGGTGGGGCGCGTCTGGTCCTGGATTATGTGCATGTGTACCGCAACGAGCCCTTTTCGGAGATCAACGCGGAGCTGCTGGAAGATGCGATGTTCAGCGCTCTTCAGCTGCGAGGCTTTGAGATCGGCCTGGATGGGGCGTCGATCGTCGAGGAGCTCAAGGCGCTCTTCGGGTATGTGCAGCGCGTGGTTGACTTTGAGCCGGCCGACGCCTGCCTGGAGCTTCTGAAGCGTGAGGGGCTGTCTGCGGAGTTGGACGCGGCGATGCAGGAGGCCGCCGATAAGCACGCCGCGAACAAGCGGGCCCGCAAGGCCGACGAGGAGCGGTTGGCTGCCGGTCAGGCGTTGCTCGCCAGCGGCCTCTGGGCGGGGCTTCAAAAGCCCTTCGTGGTCCGGGAGCCGGAGCTCGGACGTAACGATCCCTGCGCCTGTGGGAGCGGGAAGAAGTACAAGCGCTGCTGTTTGACCGTGTCCTGAGAGGGCTGGAGTCAGATCGCAAAAAGCCCCCGCTGCGCGAGCAGCGGGGGCTTTTAACGTTCAGGTGGGCGCGTGTGCGCGCGCAACCTCAGTAGACGCCGGCCGGAGCTTGCTCAGCAGGCGTCACACCTTCGACGGGGGCGGGCTCGGGTTTGACGGGCTTCTCGGTGCCTACTTCGGAGCCTTCGACGTGCTCGGGGCGGGTGGCGCCTCTGGCTTCCAGGGCGGCGATGATGCGGCGCGCTTCGAGCTGAGCCTGGCGGGCCTGGTCGATGGCGTCGGCCAGCACGCGGGCGGCCTCTTGAGGCGCGTGGAAGCCGCGGGAGTTCTCCGAGTAGATCCAGTCGAGGCGGAACTGCGCTTCGCGGTGGAGCCTGTAGGCTTCGGCGAGGTCTTCGGGGGTGGCGCCCATGGCCCGGGCCAGGGCCAGGTCATCCATCATCTCGACGAGCGCGTTGGCGGCGCGGTCGATGAGTCCCTGGGTGGTGTCCTGGATGGTATGCACGCGTTGGCGAAGGTCGGATTCGGAGCCGCCATGGCAGGTCATGCAGCTCGACGCCATATCGAGCAGCGGGGAGCGCACGTGGTGGTTGCTGACCTTCATCGCGCCCATGCGCTCATAGGGCATATGGCAGTCGGCGCAGGCCACGCCGGCAGCGGCGTGGGTGCCGGCGTTGTAGAGCTCAAACTCGGGGTGCTGGGCTTTGAGCATGGGGGTGCCGGTGTAGCCGTGGGTCCAGTCGTTGAAGCCGACCTCGTCGTAGTAGGCGATCTCGTCGTCGACGTTGATGCCCTGTGCCCAGGGGTAGATCACGTGCTTGTCCTGCGGATCGAAGTAGTATTCAACGTGGCACTGGCCGCAGACATAGGTGCGCATCTCCTGGCGGGAGGCGTCGCGGTTGACGTCGTAGTCTTCGATGCCGCGCTCATGCTTCATCAGCGCGGCGATGCCGGCTTTAAAGGCCGGGCGGCTCACGCGCAGGCTCATCGTCTCGGGGTTGTGGCAATCAACGCAGGCCACGGGGTGCTCAATGAGCTGCTCGCCGGAGTCGTCGACGATGTTGCGGGCCTCCTCGTAGGGCATACCGCTCATCTTCACAAAACCCGCCCAGACGTCGCCCTCGCCGGCGAAGCGGTAGGCGGGGATCACCGAGGCGTGGCAGTGCAGGCAGGCGCCGGGTTGCTGAAACTCGGTCACGCGCTCGGTCTCCTCCTGGTCGAGGAGCATGTAGGCGTGGCCGCGGGCCTCGCGGTAGTCGACGGCGAACGCATAGCCAGACCACATCTTTTTGAGCCAGGGATCTTTGTCGAGCTTCTGCATCGGCACCGCGCTGGAGCCCCCGTAGCGGGTGCGTTCATGGTCGACGGTGCGCATGTACGAGTCGTACTGATGCGGCCAGTTCTGCGCCCAGACTTTGGGGTCGACGGTCTCTTCGTCGACCTCGACGACGCGGTAGAAGGGGGTCTGACCTTCGGTGCGGCGCTCAAAGATGTTCATTAAGAGCGCGACGATGATGATGGTGACCCCGGCGGTGAGCGCCACAGCGATGATGTAGCCGCGTTGAAGAGGAAACTTTTTACGAGGGGGATCCGAAGAGGTCTGGCTCATCATCAAACTCCAAAAGACGGGCGAGAAAAACGCGCTCAAGTCGTGGTGCGTACGAGGGGGACAAGGCGTCAGAAGCGCTGCGGGCGCTGGTGGCCGGCGTGGCCGACGCTGAAGTGGCAGTTGACGCATTGAGGGTTGTCGTCCTCGTCGAGGATGGGGTGGACGAGGTCGCCGTGGCAGCTGATGCACTGGTTTTGCAGCACGCGCTGGTTGCGCGGGATGATCTGGATGGGCTCGTAGAAGTTATCGAAGGTAAAGGCCCAGGCGTGGCGAAAGCCGTTATCAGCCTTGGAGATGTATTTGGGGATCAGGCTGTTGGGCGTGTGGCAGTCGTTGCAGGTGGCCACGTTTTGATGGCTGGAGGCCATCCAGGAGTCGTACTGGGGCTGCATAATATGGCAGTTGGCGCAGACCAGCGGGTCGTCCTGGAGGTAGGCGTGGCCGTCGGCGTAGAGGAAGGTAAAGAGGCCGACGCCCACAAGCACTCCGACCCCCACGGCCAGGACGAGCCCGAAAGCATGTGCGGGAATGGTATTCATAGACATCACGGCGTGAATAAAACGTGGATGTGCCTCGGCGGTGATTCGGTCTGTCCAGAGTGAGGGAGGGGCTAAGGGCCGTCAAGGGCGGGGCGGGTGAAGCTCTGTAACTGCGCGCATCGATGTGCCTGGCGAAGATGTATCGCTGAGGTGCATGGAACGTTGACCGCAGGGTCAATTTCGATCGAATAGTAGGCGTTGCGGAGCGTCAAAGGGACGTCGCGAGTCTTGACCGACGTCGAGCTCCGACATGTGAATACGTAGGCCAGTTCGAGGAGAGGATGATGCAGATGCGCTTCTGGAAGGTGTGGGTAGGGGCGGGGTTGGTGCTCTCGTCAGGGTTCAGCGGCTGCGGGCTGGGGGAGCGGGTGGAGGCCATAGATGCCGAGCACAGCGGCGTGGAGCGCGGCTATGAGGAGGGCACGCAGTGTCGCGGCCTGCAGGACAAGCTCAACGACTGTCGTCTGGGCAGGTTGTGGACCGATCCGCAGGAGTCTCCTGATTGCGACGAGGGCTATTTCGAGGATGATGTGCGCGCGTGCCAGATCGCTTGCATGCTCAACGCGACCTGTGAGGCGCTCGGTCGCAGCTTATGCTCGCTCGGTGGTGAGGTGTTGAGCGAGTGCCTTCAGGCCTGTGAGCCTGACCGCGTCTGCCCCGACGGCACCCCGGTGAGCCATCAGCAGTATTGCGATGGGGTGGAAGACTGCGCCGATGGCTCCGATGAGCCAGCCGAATGCGAGGCGTTTATGCCCTTTTTGTTCTGTGAAGATCCGGACTTCTATGAGCGCCGTTACTCCGAGAGCGATGACGATGATGATTGATAGCGCCTGGCGTGGGGGGGAGTTGGCGAGGGGGTCTGCTCGGCGATTGAGCGCATAGCGCGGTCCGGGGGGAGAGGCCGGGCTGTGCAGGGCAGAAGGGAGGGGGTATAAGGGGAGGGAGGTTTGAGGGACTGCCCGCGGGAGAGTGGCGATGGATCCGAAAGAGGTGTTGGACACGTTGCAGCGTCAGCTCAAAGGGCTCTTTGAGTCGGGGACGCGCTACCAGGTCGAGAAGATCGGGGTGGTGGTGGGCTTTCTGGTGTTGGTGGTCGCCAGCGTGGGCTGGGCGATGAGCGGGCCGGATGATGGCAACGAGCTCGGGGCGAGTTTTGGGGATGAGGAGCTGACCAGCCAGCTGGAGCGTCGGCAGTATTATATTGAGAATAAGGGGAGCAAGGACTGGACCGATGTGCGTGTGGTCTTTGATCGCAAATACCTCTACACCACCGATCGCGTTGAAGGCGGGGAGCGATTGACGCTGAACGCCGAGTCGTTGCGCTACTTTTACCATATTCCACGGCCCTGGGGGCGTCAGGACTGGGAGCGGCTGCCCGAGGAAAAGCCCCCCGGGGTGCAGCCGGAGGCGTCGTACAGCCCGAGCTTCGTGCAGATCCGCACGGAGCAGGGGCGCATCGATCTGAAGGTCGGCCAAGAGCGCAGCCCGTGAGTGATAGCGAGGCTTCTGCGATACGCGTAAGGGAGGGGGAGATTGGCGTCTATGTGCATGTGCCTTTCTGTGAGCGGCTCTGCCCCTACTGTGACTTTGCGGTCTCGGTGCAGCGGGAGATCCCGCATCAGGCCTACGTGGAGCGGGTGGCTGCGGAGCTTAAGGCGCGCGCTGGCGAGTTTGAGGGGTACGAGGCGGTCACCCTTTATGTGGGTGGGGGAACGCCCTCGCTGCTCTCTGGCGAGGCCCTGGGAGCCCTTTTTGAGGCGGTTCGGGGTGTTGTGAGCGTGCACGAGGGCGCGGAGGTGACGCTGGAGGCCAACCCCAACCAGCTCACGGCGGCGAACCTGGCAGCCTGGAAGGAGCTGGGGGTGGAGCGGCTCAGCGTGGGGTGCCAGAGTTTTCAGGATGCGCAGCTCAAGGCGCTGCGTCGCAATCATTCGGCGGCGCAGGCCATCGAGGGGGTGGAGCGGGCGCTGGAGGTGATGGAGCGCGTCTCGATCGACCTGATGTTCGGCGTGCCCGGGCAGACGATGGGCTCCTGGGAGGCGGACCTGGCGGTAATGCAGCGGTTGGTGGAGGAGCGGGGCCTCGACCATGTGAGCGCCTACAACCTGACGGTGGAGCCGGGCACGGCCTTCTGGATTCGGCGCAAGCGCGGCAGCCTGAGCCTTCCCGACGAGGATACGAGCGCGAATTTTCTGGAGAGGTTGGTTGAGCGCACCGCCGAGGTGGGGCTGTGGCGTTACGAAGTCTCGAATTTTGCGGTGCCCGGAGGGGAGAGCCGCCATAACAGCGGCTACTGGCTCAGGCGGCCTTATGTCGGCGTGGGAGTGGGGGCGCATAGCCTGCGGGTTGCGGCCGACGGCCGCTCCTGGCGGCGGGCGAATGCGAAGAAGTACGCCGAGTATATGGAGCAGGCTGAACCGGGAGCGCCGAAGAGCGAGGAGGCGCTGAGCGCCCGGGAGTCCTTTGGGGAGCATCTTTTTCTGGGGGCGCGAAGTCGCCTGGGGCTCGATCTTTCGGGGCTTTTTGAGCGTTACGCCGGGGTGCTCTCGCGAGCGGAAGAGGCGCGGGTTGGCGAGGCGGTCGAGGGGCTGGAGGCGTTGGGGTTGTTGGAGCGCCTCGATGGCGACCGGGTTATCTGGCGACCGACGTTGCGGGGGCTGGATCTGGGCGATACGGTCGCCGAGCGCCTTTATCTGGCGGCAACGCCGGATGATATCTGAGCGTTCGCGTGGGGGCTGGCCGGCCAGCGATGCAGGCATGACTTCGGGGGCCGGTCTGGCGGGGAGCTGACCACGCTCGGTAGGACCCGATATCCCTACAGTTTGCGTGGTGTGTAAGAATTCTTGAGCCCTTTTTTGGGAGGGTGAAGGTGTTTGTTTTCAGCAGGTTAGGATGGTTTTGGGGCGCGATGCAGTACGCGCTTCTTAAATAAAATAGATCGAAATGAAGGCGGCTTCGTACAAGGTGCTATGGCGAGGTACGCCGACAGATGTTCAGACGACCAGGAAGACGAGGAAAGCATGCGAGCGATGAGCGCGGGCAGATGGGTAGCGATGATAGTGGCGGCAGCGCTGATGGCAGGGTGCGGCTCAAAACGCTCGTCGGTGGACGGTCTGGCCGAGGGACAACTCGGTGATACCGAGGCTCCCCCGGTGATGGGCGGAGCGCTGGGTGAGGATGAGGGGTACGATATGGTCAAAGCGGTGCGTGGTGAGGAGCTCTCCGACGAGGATGTCGCGCGCCTTCTGGGGCGGCTGGAGCCGCTGGAGGGCAAAGAAGGCGATGAGGTTGCGTTTCGGCGCCGCAGTGACACGTTGCCGCCGGCGGTGCCTGGAAAAGAGGTCAGCGAGGCGTGGCCTCCCGATCTGACGCAGGTGGTGGGCGAAGCGCCGGAGGCCGGTGCGCTCGAAGTGCTGGCGTTTCGGCCCGAGGGGGCGGTGGAGGGGCCGATTCAGCTCTCGGTGAGCTTTAGCCGCCCGATGATCGACGTGGGGGCGGTGGGTGAGGCGGAGGCGCCGACGATCACGATCGAGCCGCAGCCGGAGGGGAGGTGGCGCTGGTTGGGCACCCGCACGGCGGTCTATGAGGTGAG
Coding sequences within:
- the nrfH gene encoding cytochrome c nitrite reductase small subunit yields the protein MNTIPAHAFGLVLAVGVGVLVGVGLFTFLYADGHAYLQDDPLVCANCHIMQPQYDSWMASSHQNVATCNDCHTPNSLIPKYISKADNGFRHAWAFTFDNFYEPIQIIPRNQRVLQNQCISCHGDLVHPILDEDDNPQCVNCHFSVGHAGHQRPQRF
- a CDS encoding porin, which encodes MCKKVFGIAAAALAAATFFVPGVALGQEVPDLSITSEDGDFSITFNGDFQLRYEVNAEDLSVQNAGFFIRRLRPAIEARAFGNLVMKVVPELNRGASLRDGWVAYEFSDHVIVQAGQFAPPFSWERDSSSDYHVFVERSLAHGEFQWADGRDIGVMVDADPSDTFHLEAGIFNGEGRNAMPSPDVSHVVTGRVAGAPIGVYSESEALVEPVAEPTLILGAGAYYANASRARDWLGDDSNLRAALLGATADAYLAIDRVTLQGSYFFRDTRSPDGAFDGFVGQGMNAQLAVLAVKQRLLLAARFSQTYFDDAAPVTSNDEAALAAQIYHRGHRSKLHVEVGARGLVNDGPRQEFLRLQYQFLF
- a CDS encoding YncE family protein, coding for MGTSHRWAALAVASGVLATALGVAAGGTLLMGHAGMGGASAGSSGEAPSREAPPRVAPPRVAPSREASTTFSELVAGVMTPALDLERGHAPEVWEHEGMHISLTLEAAERGPIARLKVTDAESGDPVRGLKPRAWLDGPGVDGPLKGAACGARVQELKEGGLAERAEVDLNGLRVMLLNDDHTLSVVNPQIALKQTRLEALLRLPGEVADWVLHPDGRSLYLSIPELRQVLVVETQGFRVASTLALEEAPGALAVSPDGRHLWVGGAGAEASALRVIDTYDDRVVEEVEVGPGPHQVVFSHGGHRVWVAGESLDELVAIDGPSKRRVGAVEVGTGVVSVGRGGSTIAVAREGGEVRLFDVQRGSVARVPLAAGVARLDVAPGGRWAFAMQPGLKQVSVIDLARATSPGAFRGIEAPEEVVFTKNFAYIESAAGAQLGMVALDALEGREPSLQWVSTRGVGMARGGGAGLSAVPGPDGRSLFVASPAQRAIMVLGEGQRGLLGRIDNRVGTPRALLLLDRSLKEEAPGVYSTAAALDLASPRALRLDLGGGIGAFCF
- a CDS encoding YecA family protein; translated protein: MRRVNRCALVVRPSQPFVDWVRQVDRDYAAGLSDEDLLASDEVFLTPLFHVPEDTEEYLEKNATRVFEAMLHRWCYDPRKWPKERGWGVFQEWLNYEVAVDLHDLPAAPLRHGERASYGGKEPEFEFWESVLDDYEEQVHHVRSEVWSDGLFREFEGSPEANALQTRVGGARLVLDYVHVYRNEPFSEINAELLEDAMFSALQLRGFEIGLDGASIVEELKALFGYVQRVVDFEPADACLELLKREGLSAELDAAMQEAADKHAANKRARKADEERLAAGQALLASGLWAGLQKPFVVREPELGRNDPCACGSGKKYKRCCLTVS
- the hemW gene encoding radical SAM family heme chaperone HemW — encoded protein: MSDSEASAIRVREGEIGVYVHVPFCERLCPYCDFAVSVQREIPHQAYVERVAAELKARAGEFEGYEAVTLYVGGGTPSLLSGEALGALFEAVRGVVSVHEGAEVTLEANPNQLTAANLAAWKELGVERLSVGCQSFQDAQLKALRRNHSAAQAIEGVERALEVMERVSIDLMFGVPGQTMGSWEADLAVMQRLVEERGLDHVSAYNLTVEPGTAFWIRRKRGSLSLPDEDTSANFLERLVERTAEVGLWRYEVSNFAVPGGESRHNSGYWLRRPYVGVGVGAHSLRVAADGRSWRRANAKKYAEYMEQAEPGAPKSEEALSARESFGEHLFLGARSRLGLDLSGLFERYAGVLSRAEEARVGEAVEGLEALGLLERLDGDRVIWRPTLRGLDLGDTVAERLYLAATPDDI
- a CDS encoding ammonia-forming cytochrome c nitrite reductase subunit c552, translating into MSQTSSDPPRKKFPLQRGYIIAVALTAGVTIIIVALLMNIFERRTEGQTPFYRVVEVDEETVDPKVWAQNWPHQYDSYMRTVDHERTRYGGSSAVPMQKLDKDPWLKKMWSGYAFAVDYREARGHAYMLLDQEETERVTEFQQPGACLHCHASVIPAYRFAGEGDVWAGFVKMSGMPYEEARNIVDDSGEQLIEHPVACVDCHNPETMSLRVSRPAFKAGIAALMKHERGIEDYDVNRDASRQEMRTYVCGQCHVEYYFDPQDKHVIYPWAQGINVDDEIAYYDEVGFNDWTHGYTGTPMLKAQHPEFELYNAGTHAAAGVACADCHMPYERMGAMKVSNHHVRSPLLDMASSCMTCHGGSESDLRQRVHTIQDTTQGLIDRAANALVEMMDDLALARAMGATPEDLAEAYRLHREAQFRLDWIYSENSRGFHAPQEAARVLADAIDQARQAQLEARRIIAALEARGATRPEHVEGSEVGTEKPVKPEPAPVEGVTPAEQAPAGVY